The DNA window CAAATCCGGTGATCACCGAGATCAGGCTGACGACGAAGGCCACCAGGATGATGAGGTTTCGGATGCCCGCCACGGAATCCAGAAGTTCGCTCTGCTTCAGGCCGACGTAAAGGACACCGATGACCTGCCCCGACGCCGACTTGATGGGGTCGTAGGCCGTGGAATAGCGGCTGCCCAGGATGTCGGCCTCGCCGCGAAAGGACCTTCCGTTGACGAGGACCGCATCATAGACCTCTCCACGGGCGAGACGGGTGCCGATGGCGCGCTTGCCGTCGGCGCCGATGACGTTGGTGGAAACCCGCTGGTCTCCCATGAAGACGGTGGCGGTGCCGCCGACCAGCGCCTTGACGCGGTCGACCACCTCGACGCCGTCGTTGATCCTGTAGTCGCCGGCAAACAGAACGCCGTCGGCCGCGCGGATGTCCTTGCCTCTGTTGTGCAGAACCTCCCAGGCCACGCGCATGTTGGTCTCGGCGCGCAGACCGGCCTGACGCAGCATCTCGGATTGGATCAGGAACACCGACACCGCGGCAATGGCGACGGCAGCCACGAGAATTCCCCATGTGTTGACGAGCGTGACCTTGCCCGTCAGCGACATGTTGCGAAGCCAGGACGTCATCTTACCCCCCAAACACTATTTTTCGTTTGTTATCCGCCCGTGGTTTTCCGAGGGCGGACGTCATTTCCATACCCGCTCGCAACGGATCTCCCGCTAGGCGAGGCTTATGATGAGGAGGTACGGCTGACGTGACGCTTCGTCATCCCCAACGCCCGGTAGCATATCCCGGGTGTGGCGATCGCGTCGAGAGCCCACAGGCCCGCCGGGTCAGACCGGCGTGTTCAGGCGCTTGCCGCTTTCCTTGTCGAAAACATGGATGTGGGCCGGGTCCACCCGCAGCGACAGGATGGCCTGCTGGCGGGCCTCGCGGAAGCCCTGGACACGCACGGCCAGCGCTGCGCCATCGCGGCCGAACTGGCCGTGGATGATGGTGTCGGCCCCCAGTTGTTCGATGACATCGACGGTCGGGCGCACCATGCCCTTGCCCTCGGCGGCGATCTCGAAGTGTTCGGGCCGCACACCCACGGTGACCGGCCGGCCGGCCGCCGTTTTCGTGCCGTGGTCGGGCAGCGGCAGCACATCGCCGCCGGACAACTCGATGCCGGAGGCATCGTCGCGGATGCGGCCTTCGAAAAAGTTCATGGCCGGCGAGCCGATGAAGCCGGCAACAAACACCGTCTGCGGCGCATCGTAGAGGTCGAGCGGCGTGCCCACCTGTTCGACGATGCCGTCGGCAAGCACCATCAGTCGGTCGCCCAACGTCATCGCCTCGACCTGGTCGTGGGTGACGTAGACGCTGGTGATGCGCAGCCGCTGCTGCAGCTTTTTGATCTCCAGTCTCATCTGGACGCGCAGCTTGGCATCCAGGTTGGAAAGCGGCTCGTCGAACAGAAACACCGCCGGCTCGCGCACGATGGCCCGGCCCATGGCGACCCGCTGGCGCTGGCCGCCGGAAAGCTGGCGCGGCTTGCGTTTCAGCAGTTCGCCCAGTTCGAGGATGTCGGCCGCCTTCTGCACCCGCTGCTCGATCTCGGCCTTGGACATGCCCCGGATCTTCAGCCCGTAGGCCATGTTGTTGTAGACGGTCATGTGCGGGTAGAGCGCGTAGTTCTGGAACACCATGGCGATGTCGCGCTGGGCCGGCTCCAGCTCGTTGACCACCCGCCCGCCGATGGAGATCTCGCCCGCCGTGATGCGCTCCAGCCCGGCGATCATGCGCAGCAGCGTCGACTTGCCACAGCCGCTGGGACCGACGATGACGATCAGTTCGCCGTCGGCGATGGTGCAATCGACGCCGTGAATGACCTCGGTATCGCCGTAATTTTTCCGCACTCCGCGCAGCGTGACTTCACTCATGGTTCTTTTCCTTGCAAGGCGCCGTCATTTTTCGGTCTCGGTCATGCCGCGGACGAACATCTTCTGCATGAGAACCACCACCGCCACCGGCGGCAGCATGGCCAGCATGGTGGTGGCCATGATGACCTGCCATTCGGCCTGAGAGTCGCCCGCCGCGAGCATGCGGTTGATGCCGATCAGCATGGTGTACATGCTTTCGTCGGTGGTGATCAGCAGCGGCCACAGGTACTGGTTCCAGCCATAGATGAAAAGAATGACGAAAAGGGCGGCAATCGACGTGCGCGACATCGGAAACAGGATGTCCTTGAAGAAGCGCAACGGGCCCGCGCCGTCGACCCTCGCGGCTTCCACCAGTTCATCGGGAACTGTCATGAAGAACTGGCGGAACAGGAAAGTCGCCGTCGCCGAGGCGATCAGCGGGATGATCAGGCCCGGATAGGTGTCCAACATGCCGAGGTCGGAGACCACCTTGTAGGTGGGCAGGATGCGCACCTCGACGGGCAGCATGAGGGTGATGAAGATCAGCCAGAAGAAGAAGATTCTCCCCCGGAAGCGGAAATAGACGATGGCGAAGGCGGCCATCAACGAGATGACGATCTTGCCCAGCGAAATCCCCAGGGCCATGACCAGGCTGTTGACCATCATCGACCAGACCGGCGCCCCCACCGCCTTGGCCCCTTCGGTCAGCGCCCGGTAATAGTTCTCGAAGAACTCGCCTCCGGGCAGCAGTGGGGTCGGCGGGTTCAGCAGCGTCTGCAGTGTGTGGGTGGAGGCAACGAAGGCCACCCAGATGGGAAAGGCAACCAGGGCGATGCCGAGGACCAGCACCATGTGGGTCAAGACGGTCATCCAGGGCCGGTTCTCGACCATCAGTAATGCACCTTTCGCTCGACATAACGGAACTGGATGACGGTGAAGCCGATGACGATGATCATCAGGACCACCGATTGCGCCGCCGATCCGCCGAGGTCCAGGCCCACGAAGCCGTCGCGGTAGACCTTGTAGACCATGATGTTGGTGGCCCCCCCTGGCCCGCCCATCGTGACCTGGTGGATGATGGCGAAGGTATCGAAGAAGGCATAGACCATGTTCATGATGAGCAGGAAAAAGGTGGTGGGGGTCAGCATCGGGAAGATGATGGTCCAGAACCGCCGCACCGGCTGCGCGCCGTCGATGGCCGCGGCCTCGATCAGCGACTTGGGGATCGATTGCAGGCCGGCCAGGAAAAAGAGGAAATTATAGCTGATCTGGCGCCATGCAGCGGCGACGATCACCAGGCTCATCGCCTGCTCGCCATTGAGCGCGTGGTTCCAGTTGTACCCCAGGCTCCGCAGGGCGAAGACGAAAAGACCGAGGTTCGGATTGAACAGGAACAGGAACAGCACACCGGCGACGGCGGGCGCCACCGCGTACGGCCAGATGAGAAGAGTCTTGTAGGCGGTGGCCCCATGGATCACCCGGTCGGCCTGCACCGCCAGGAAAAGGCCGCAGGCAATCGCGACCACGGCCACCGACGTGCTGAAGAAAACCGTCACGTAAAACGAGCTGAGATAATGGGAGTCGGTGAACAGGACTTCGAAGTTCTCCAGCCCGACGAACGTGGTGCTGAGCCCGAACGCATCCTCTTGCAGCACCGACTGGAAAACCGCCTGCGAAGCCGGCCAGATGAAAAAGACGAGCGTCACGACGATCTGCGGCGCGAGAAGCAGATAGGGCAGAATCCGGCTTTGAAAGACGACGCGTTTTTCCATGGGCTGGCCCGGAAGTGGCGGGGACCGTCCTTAGGATCGGACGGCCCCCTCGCTGATGGATCTATTTCTGCTCTTTCTCGAATTTGCGCAGCAGGGCGTTGCCGCGCGTCACAGCGTCGTCGAGGCCCTGCTTGGCCGTCTTCTTGCCGGCGAAGATGTTCTCGATTTCCTCGTAGATGAAATCACGCGCCTGCGCGAAATACCCGAAACGCAAGCCCATCGAGTTCTCGGTCGTCGGCTTGCCGCTCAATTCCATGATCGGGATGTCGCGGCCAGGGTAGTCGTTGTAGAACTTTACGTTCTTCATCTCTTCATAGGCCCCGGTCGTGATCGGCACATAGCCGGTGTAGGCATGCCAGTAGGCCTGGATAAGCGGCAGCGACAGGAAACGGAAGAACTCCGCCACGCCCTTGTTTTCGACCTTGCTGTGACCCGACATCACCCACAGGCTGTTGCCGCCGATGATAGTGTTCTGCGGCGCGCCCTGGACGTCCGGCCAATAGGGAAGCGTGCTGGCGCCGAACGCGAACTTGGCGCCCGCCTTGAACGAGCCGTAGCCGGCCGACGATTCGACGTAGATCGGGCATTCCCCGCTGATGAACTTCGGGTTGCCGAGGTTGTCGCGGCCGCCGTAGACGAAGGTCTTGTCCTTCTGCCAGTCGGCCAACTGCTGGATGTGCTTGACCTGCAAGGGGCCATTGAACACGTACTCGGTGTCGAAGCCGCCAAGGCCGTTCGCCTTGGTGCCGAACGGCACGTTATGCCAGGCGCTGAAGTTCTCGAGTTGGGTCCACGTGAACCAAGCGGTGCTGAACCCGCAATTGGAGCCCGCGGCAACCAGTTTCTTGGCGTATTCCGCAACTTCGGGCCACGTCTTCGGCGGCTTGTTGGGATCAAGCCCGGCTTTGACGAAAGCGTCCTTGTTGTACCACAGGACGGGCGTCGAGGAGGCGAACGGCATCGACAGCATCTTGCCGTCGGGCGTCGAATAATAGCCGGTCACGGCCGGCAGGTACGCCTTGGGATCGAACGGAACGCCGGTGTCGGCCATCAATTTGTAGACCGGAATGACGGCCCCCTTCGCCGCCATCATCGTCCCCGTGCCGACCTCGAAGACCATCAGAATATGCGGGGCCTTGCCAGCGCGGAACGCCGCGATGCCCGCCGTCATCGTTTCGGAATAGCTGCCCTTGAAGACGGGGACGACCTTGTAGATTTCCTGCGAGCGGTTGAAGTTGTCGGCGATCGCGTTGACACGCTCGCCCAGCGCACCGGCCTG is part of the Shumkonia mesophila genome and encodes:
- the ugpE gene encoding sn-glycerol-3-phosphate ABC transporter permease UgpE — translated: MVENRPWMTVLTHMVLVLGIALVAFPIWVAFVASTHTLQTLLNPPTPLLPGGEFFENYYRALTEGAKAVGAPVWSMMVNSLVMALGISLGKIVISLMAAFAIVYFRFRGRIFFFWLIFITLMLPVEVRILPTYKVVSDLGMLDTYPGLIIPLIASATATFLFRQFFMTVPDELVEAARVDGAGPLRFFKDILFPMSRTSIAALFVILFIYGWNQYLWPLLITTDESMYTMLIGINRMLAAGDSQAEWQVIMATTMLAMLPPVAVVVLMQKMFVRGMTETEK
- a CDS encoding sn-glycerol-3-phosphate import ATP-binding protein UgpC, whose amino-acid sequence is MSEVTLRGVRKNYGDTEVIHGVDCTIADGELIVIVGPSGCGKSTLLRMIAGLERITAGEISIGGRVVNELEPAQRDIAMVFQNYALYPHMTVYNNMAYGLKIRGMSKAEIEQRVQKAADILELGELLKRKPRQLSGGQRQRVAMGRAIVREPAVFLFDEPLSNLDAKLRVQMRLEIKKLQQRLRITSVYVTHDQVEAMTLGDRLMVLADGIVEQVGTPLDLYDAPQTVFVAGFIGSPAMNFFEGRIRDDASGIELSGGDVLPLPDHGTKTAAGRPVTVGVRPEHFEIAAEGKGMVRPTVDVIEQLGADTIIHGQFGRDGAALAVRVQGFREARQQAILSLRVDPAHIHVFDKESGKRLNTPV
- the ugpB gene encoding sn-glycerol-3-phosphate ABC transporter substrate-binding protein UgpB, which encodes MNFKQTAIFAAAAALVAGTASSASAVTEIQWWHAQAGALGERVNAIADNFNRSQEIYKVVPVFKGSYSETMTAGIAAFRAGKAPHILMVFEVGTGTMMAAKGAVIPVYKLMADTGVPFDPKAYLPAVTGYYSTPDGKMLSMPFASSTPVLWYNKDAFVKAGLDPNKPPKTWPEVAEYAKKLVAAGSNCGFSTAWFTWTQLENFSAWHNVPFGTKANGLGGFDTEYVFNGPLQVKHIQQLADWQKDKTFVYGGRDNLGNPKFISGECPIYVESSAGYGSFKAGAKFAFGASTLPYWPDVQGAPQNTIIGGNSLWVMSGHSKVENKGVAEFFRFLSLPLIQAYWHAYTGYVPITTGAYEEMKNVKFYNDYPGRDIPIMELSGKPTTENSMGLRFGYFAQARDFIYEEIENIFAGKKTAKQGLDDAVTRGNALLRKFEKEQK
- the ugpA gene encoding sn-glycerol-3-phosphate ABC transporter permease UgpA, yielding MEKRVVFQSRILPYLLLAPQIVVTLVFFIWPASQAVFQSVLQEDAFGLSTTFVGLENFEVLFTDSHYLSSFYVTVFFSTSVAVVAIACGLFLAVQADRVIHGATAYKTLLIWPYAVAPAVAGVLFLFLFNPNLGLFVFALRSLGYNWNHALNGEQAMSLVIVAAAWRQISYNFLFFLAGLQSIPKSLIEAAAIDGAQPVRRFWTIIFPMLTPTTFFLLIMNMVYAFFDTFAIIHQVTMGGPGGATNIMVYKVYRDGFVGLDLGGSAAQSVVLMIIVIGFTVIQFRYVERKVHY